From the genome of Candidatus Effluviviaceae Genus V sp., one region includes:
- a CDS encoding imidazolonepropionase: protein MTADTIVRNIGVLATLRGVDGPRTGRSAGQIGLVERAAVAASDGRIAAVGSEPDVLRDVSLVPGAREIDAGGSLVTPGLVDPHTHAVYARTREHEFAMRVAGSSYEEIAEAGGGIRSSVRDLRAASEDDLLTVGRSSLDRALAYGSTTVEVKSGYGLELEAELKTLRAIRTLGAEHAVDVVPTFLGAHEIPDEWRHDADGYVARVTDEMLPRVAEEDLARFCDVFCEAHVFDVAQSRRILEAAKDVGLEPKLHADELAPTGGAELAAEVGAASADHLVCASDEGLRAMGAAGVIAVLLPGTTLSLGKMDYARARFMIEAGVPVALATDMNPGSSMTESMQIVMALGSMTLRMSPEEVLVASTINAAAAVGMERDVGSVENGKLCDLVLWEVDDHRAIPYHYGVNLARTVVKRGVPYDVERASAARRD from the coding sequence GTGACGGCCGATACGATCGTCAGGAACATCGGCGTTCTCGCGACCCTGCGCGGGGTCGACGGACCCAGAACCGGCCGATCGGCCGGTCAGATCGGTCTGGTCGAGCGCGCGGCGGTCGCTGCGTCCGACGGCCGCATCGCAGCGGTCGGTTCGGAGCCCGACGTGCTGCGGGACGTGTCGCTCGTTCCGGGAGCCCGGGAGATCGACGCGGGAGGCTCGCTCGTCACGCCGGGGCTCGTCGACCCGCACACGCACGCAGTCTACGCAAGGACCCGGGAACACGAGTTCGCGATGCGCGTCGCCGGTTCGAGCTACGAGGAGATCGCTGAGGCGGGCGGCGGCATCCGCTCGAGCGTGCGCGACCTGCGCGCCGCTTCGGAGGACGATCTGCTCACGGTGGGCCGGTCGTCGCTCGACCGCGCGCTCGCGTACGGGTCGACGACGGTCGAGGTGAAGAGCGGCTACGGTCTGGAGCTGGAGGCGGAGCTCAAGACGCTGCGCGCGATCAGAACGCTGGGCGCCGAACATGCGGTCGACGTCGTGCCGACCTTCCTCGGGGCTCACGAGATACCGGATGAGTGGCGGCACGACGCCGACGGCTACGTCGCCCGGGTGACCGACGAGATGCTCCCCAGGGTGGCGGAGGAGGACCTGGCGCGCTTCTGCGACGTCTTCTGCGAGGCGCACGTCTTCGACGTGGCCCAGTCCCGGAGGATCCTCGAGGCAGCGAAGGACGTCGGGCTCGAACCGAAGCTCCACGCCGACGAGCTGGCGCCGACAGGGGGTGCCGAGCTGGCGGCCGAGGTCGGAGCCGCCTCCGCCGACCATCTCGTCTGCGCCTCGGACGAGGGGCTTCGGGCGATGGGCGCCGCGGGTGTCATCGCGGTTCTGCTGCCCGGTACGACGCTGTCCCTGGGGAAGATGGACTACGCACGGGCCCGGTTCATGATCGAAGCGGGCGTCCCCGTGGCGCTCGCGACCGACATGAACCCCGGGAGCTCGATGACCGAGTCGATGCAGATCGTGATGGCCCTGGGCTCGATGACGCTCCGCATGTCGCCCGAGGAGGTGCTCGTGGCATCGACGATCAACGCTGCGGCGGCCGTCGGGATGGAGCGCGACGTCGGGTCCGTCGAGAACGGCAAGCTCTGTGATCTTGTGCTGTGGGAGGTTGACGACCACAGGGCGATTCCCTATCACTATGGAGTGAACCTCGCGAGGACGGTCGTGAAGCGCGGCGTCCCGTACGACGTCGAGAGGGCTTCGGCCGCGCGCCGTGACTGA
- the ftcD gene encoding glutamate formimidoyltransferase, with the protein MKLVECVPNFSEGKRPEVVKEIVGTMTAVDGVSLLDREMDADHNRAVVTIIGEPGAVLEGAYRGIEKARELIDLTKHEGEHPRMGATDVCPFVPVKNVTMDECVELAQKLGKRVGEELEIPVFLYEEAATRSDRKNLAKVRKGQFEGLSKEIGTNPDKEPDFGPNRIHPTAGAIAIGARQFLVAYNINLGTDDLSIAKTIAKSIRHSGGGLRHVKAMGFEIKDRGIVQVSINMVNFHGTPLFRVFEMVKSEAARYGVPVIGSEIVGLVPVEALVDCADFYLRLEDFQPDQILEHRLMESEATE; encoded by the coding sequence ATGAAGCTCGTTGAGTGCGTACCGAACTTCAGTGAGGGCAAGCGACCCGAGGTGGTCAAGGAGATCGTGGGCACGATGACCGCCGTCGACGGCGTCTCGCTTCTCGACAGGGAGATGGACGCCGACCACAACCGCGCCGTCGTGACCATCATCGGCGAGCCCGGCGCCGTCCTCGAGGGCGCGTACCGAGGCATCGAGAAGGCCCGGGAGCTGATCGATCTCACGAAGCACGAGGGTGAGCACCCCCGCATGGGAGCGACCGACGTGTGCCCCTTCGTACCGGTCAAGAACGTCACGATGGACGAGTGCGTCGAGCTGGCGCAGAAGCTGGGCAAGCGCGTCGGGGAGGAGCTCGAGATCCCGGTCTTCCTCTACGAGGAGGCGGCGACGAGGAGCGACAGGAAGAACCTCGCGAAGGTCCGCAAGGGTCAGTTCGAGGGTCTGTCGAAGGAGATCGGGACGAACCCCGACAAGGAGCCCGACTTCGGTCCGAACAGGATCCATCCGACGGCGGGAGCGATCGCTATCGGGGCGCGTCAGTTCCTCGTGGCGTACAACATCAACCTCGGCACGGACGACCTCTCCATCGCGAAGACGATCGCGAAGTCGATCCGACACTCGGGCGGGGGGCTCCGCCACGTCAAGGCGATGGGGTTCGAGATCAAGGACCGCGGGATCGTCCAGGTCTCGATCAACATGGTCAACTTCCACGGGACGCCGCTCTTCCGGGTGTTCGAGATGGTGAAGAGCGAGGCCGCACGCTACGGCGTCCCGGTGATCGGCAGCGAGATCGTCGGTCTGGTACCGGTCGAGGCGCTCGTGGACTGTGCGGACTTCTACCTGAGACTCGAGGACTTCCAGCCCGATCAGATCCTCGAGCACCGACTGATGGAAAGCGAGGCGACCGAATGA
- a CDS encoding methenyltetrahydrofolate cyclohydrolase: MTDLTNFLAELASDEPTPGGGSVAALSGALGASLTAMVSNLTIGKKKYADVEADMKSALETAESLRLELTRLIEEDANAFDGFMEALKLPKDTDEQKAKRKAAMQQGLVDAASVPLVVMEKCVRVIDVAAVAAEKGNRNAVSDAGVAALVARAGAHAAKLNVLINLGGITAEEHAEFVSEARTALENLTSEADSKADAVMRTVLEKVA, encoded by the coding sequence ATGACCGATCTGACGAACTTCCTTGCCGAGCTGGCCTCCGACGAGCCGACACCGGGCGGCGGCAGCGTCGCCGCGCTCTCGGGTGCTCTGGGCGCGAGCCTGACGGCGATGGTGTCCAACCTGACGATCGGCAAGAAGAAGTACGCCGACGTCGAGGCGGACATGAAGAGCGCGCTCGAGACGGCCGAGTCGCTCCGCCTCGAACTGACGCGGCTGATCGAGGAGGACGCCAACGCCTTCGACGGCTTCATGGAGGCGCTGAAGCTCCCCAAGGACACAGACGAGCAGAAGGCGAAGCGTAAGGCCGCGATGCAGCAGGGCCTCGTCGACGCGGCCTCGGTCCCGCTGGTCGTCATGGAGAAGTGCGTGCGGGTCATCGACGTCGCCGCGGTCGCGGCCGAGAAGGGGAACAGGAACGCCGTCTCGGACGCCGGCGTCGCGGCCCTCGTCGCCAGGGCGGGCGCGCACGCCGCGAAGCTCAACGTCCTCATCAATCTCGGCGGCATCACGGCGGAGGAGCATGCCGAGTTCGTGTCGGAGGCCCGGACCGCCCTCGAGAATCTCACCTCGGAGGCCGACAGCAAGGCGGACGCCGTCATGCGGACCGTCCTCGAGAAGGTCGCGTGA